The window GTTGATCTCCCTGAGCAGTCTGGGCACACCAGGGCGTCGCTCCACGCTGAATCCCACCGTCTGATCGAAAAGGTTGTTGGCAGTTTAGCGCCCCTCCGCCCGTTGATCAGAGCCGGATATCGCCAGCGTACCGGGCTTGGTATCGCTCCCATCGGCCGCCCGGCGACGAACCGGGGCGAAACGACTCCGGCGCCCGTCCTCGCAGGCCGCGGGCGGATCATGCCCTCGACGCGCCGGCCGGGAGCCGAACCACTGTTGACCAGGAGGGATAATCGACAACATGCGCCTTTCCGCTCGTGTCGACTACGCCCTCCGTGCCGCCGCCGAACTCGCCGCAGCAGGTGTCGGCCCGACCACCGTGGGCGAGCTCGCCAAGGAGCAGGACATGCCGCCCAAGTACCTCGAGAACATCCTGCTGCAGATGCGCCGCGCCGGCCTCGTGCGCGGCCAGCGGGGCCCCGAGGGGGGCTACGTGCTCGCCAGGCCGGCCGGCGAGATCTCCCTGGCAGACGTGATCAGGGCCGTCGACGGACCGCTGGCCAACGTCCGCGGCGAGCGCCCCGAGCACGTCGGTTATCGCGGCCCGGCCGAGTCACTGCAGCAGGTGTGGATCGCGTTGCGGGCCACCGAGCGGGCCATCCTGGAGGAGGTCACGCTGGAGCAGGTCGCGAGCGGCGAGCTGCCTGAGCGCGTCCGCCAGCTCGCCGCCGACCCCGCCGCGTGGGACTGACCTGTTCTTGACCGATCCATACAAAACCGGCTAGCTTCACCTCATGGGCAGGCCGCGCGAGTTCGACGAGCAGGCCGTGCTGGACGCCGCCATGGACGTGTTCTGGGCGAAGGGCTACGAGGCCACCACGACCGAGGACCTGTGCAACGGCACGGGGCTCGGCCGCGGCAGCCTCTACAACGCCTTCGGCAGCAAGCACCGCCTGTACCAGGAGTCGATCCGCCGCTACG is drawn from Nonomuraea muscovyensis and contains these coding sequences:
- a CDS encoding RrF2 family transcriptional regulator, whose amino-acid sequence is MRLSARVDYALRAAAELAAAGVGPTTVGELAKEQDMPPKYLENILLQMRRAGLVRGQRGPEGGYVLARPAGEISLADVIRAVDGPLANVRGERPEHVGYRGPAESLQQVWIALRATERAILEEVTLEQVASGELPERVRQLAADPAAWD